The Solibacillus sp. FSL R7-0668 genome includes the window ATTGGGGAAATTAAAGGATTGATTCCCTTCAACTGAAATGAGCTGCCATCCTTGTAAATTGACAGCTTCTTTACTCGTATTTTGAATCGCAACCACTTCGGACTGTAAATCCTTGCTTACAAGCTCAACCTTGCCTGATTTCGGTAATGTGATGGCGCTTGTTGCCCCAATGCCTGTCCATTGTTCTGCGTTTATGTCATATGTTACACCATCTGTTTTGACAACAATAGTACCTGATTCTGCCGTACCATATAAATCACTATTTGCCTGCTTTAATACATCGACAACCTCTACATGTGGATGACCGTATTTATTGTCCTGTCCATAGCTTAAAATCGTTGCCAGTGGACTTACTGCTTCAATAAAATCAGGCGAACTGCTCGTATTTGATCCATGATGTCCTGCCTTTAAAATCGTTGCTTCAACATCAACGCCCGATTTTACTAATTGCTGCTCAATCCCTTGGTCAGCATCCCCCATTAATAAAAACGAAATATTATTATAAGCCACACGTAATACGATGGAGGCATCATTATTATCAGAAGCGTTTTCGTCACTTGCGAGTACTTCTACGTTGACCTCTGGATCAAGTGCCAATGTATCTCCTGCTGCTGGCACAGTGTAGCGAATATTTTTATCGTGTATTAATGTTAGCATTTCCTCATAGGTTTGAGATGTATGTATTTTCCCTGAATCGATGAATTCTTTAATTGAAATCGAGTTCAATACCGCGATCAAACCGCCTATATGGTCGGCATCTGGATGCGTTGCTACTACATAATCGAGTTTTTGCACGCCTTGTGCACGTAAGTAATCCACAACGGTTTTACCCGCGCCCTTTACACCTGCGTCTACAAGCATCGTTTTGCCGTTAGGGGCTTGAATGAAGATCGAGTCCCCTTGCCCGACATCAATAAAATGTACGGTCATCTCTTTTCCTGTTACGGCTGGTGCATTTGTTTCCACCATTTCTGTACAGCCTGCTAGCAGCAACATCATTACTATTGCCATAAAAATGAATTTTTTCATTATGCCAAATCCTTTTCTTCCTGTCTTTTATTACGCTACTTTTGATGTAAAGCTCTTTCTAAAAAGAATAACAAAACACTACATACTCCTCTGTAATGCTTTGTTATCCCTGTAAAGCTATCATCCATAAATTTCATCTAAAATGGCGATTTTTTTCGTAATGGAATCCTCAAACGTCATAATATACGCTGCTGGATCTTTCGGATTATAGAACTGCGTAATTTTGCCCGTTTTTGGATGCACAAATTTTGAAGAAGCCCCGCAACCAATACCTAATATTGTTTGTACTTCTTCCATAATGACAATATTATAAATCGATTCCTCACTTGGCTTACAGTAACCAACGTTCTCTAAGTTGCCTAAAATATTTTTTTGGCGGTATAAA containing:
- a CDS encoding MBL fold metallo-hydrolase, with product MKKFIFMAIVMMLLLAGCTEMVETNAPAVTGKEMTVHFIDVGQGDSIFIQAPNGKTMLVDAGVKGAGKTVVDYLRAQGVQKLDYVVATHPDADHIGGLIAVLNSISIKEFIDSGKIHTSQTYEEMLTLIHDKNIRYTVPAAGDTLALDPEVNVEVLASDENASDNNDASIVLRVAYNNISFLLMGDADQGIEQQLVKSGVDVEATILKAGHHGSNTSSSPDFIEAVSPLATILSYGQDNKYGHPHVEVVDVLKQANSDLYGTAESGTIVVKTDGVTYDINAEQWTGIGATSAITLPKSGKVELVSKDLQSEVVAIQNTSKEAVNLQGWQLISVEGNQSFNFPNIQLAAGKTLYITSGPEAKTGTNSIEWTKKQIWLNSGDAAQLKNAKGEIVSELP